The Astatotilapia calliptera chromosome 2, fAstCal1.2, whole genome shotgun sequence genome includes a window with the following:
- the LOC113033526 gene encoding uncharacterized protein LOC113033526 isoform X1: MLLLQPKWLIPHIEVQCCTVDDTVRTVKYCMKNKQTDDNMWLYSSRMTRRPSGGGRQRLFTQQQELAVVDLVRADNAIRLHQLRRKILADRRVFSNIDHVSITTIRRILGKHSITMKQLYRVPFERNSDRVKGLRAEYVRRIMAMDGAAQPHEYIFIDEAGFDLSKTRRRGRNVIGQRAIVHVPGQRGGNITLCAAICLRGLLHHHAMLGPYNSQHILTFLDALHNIVVQNRPDQPRFVVIWDNVSFHRAALVQAWFTDHNQFEVVYLPPYSPFLNPIEDFFSAWRWRVYDRQPHARMPLLQAMEQACGDIEVTAIHGWFRHARGYFPRCLAGEDIACDVDEVLWPDPNRRRDP, from the exons ATGctccttttgcagccaaagtggCTGATTCCTCATATTGaagtacagtgttgtacagtggaTGACACAGTACGTACAGTAAAGTACTGTatgaaaaataagcaaactGATGACAATATGTGGTTGTATTCCTCCAGAATGACCCGAAGACCTTCTGGGGGTGGACGGCAACGCCTGTTCACACAACAGCAGGAACTTGCTGTTGTGGACCTAGTGAGGGCAGACAATGCCATCCGTCTCCACCAGCTACGACGGAAAATACTTGCAGACAGGCGAGTGTTCAGCAACATAGACCATgtgagcatcaccaccatcagacgcatcttgggtaaacacagcatcaccatgaagcagctctacagagtcccattcgagaggaacagtgacagggtcaAAGGACTTCGAGCTGAATATGTACGG AGGATCATGGCCATggatggagctgcacagcctcatgaatacattttcattgatgaaGCTGGATTCGACCTGAGCAAAACAAGACGACGGGGTCGTAATGTGATTGGCCAAAGGGCAATTGTGCACGTCCCAGGGCAGCGCGGGGGAAACATCACATTATGTGCCGCCATATGCCTTCGAGGACTTCTGCACCATCATGCAATGCTAGGTCCATACAATAGCCAAcacatactcacatttctagatgCTCTCCATAACATAGTTGTACAGAACAGACCAGATCAGCCCAGGTTTGTGGTGATATGGGATAATGTCAGTTTCCATCGGGCTGCTCTGGTCCAGGCCTGGTTCACCGACCACAATCAATTTGAAGTGGTATACTTGCCCCCTTACTCACCATTTTTAAACCCtattgaggattttttttcgGCTTGGAGATGGCGAGTATATGACCGCCAACCACATGCCCGCATGCCTCTTCTGCAGGCAATGGAACAGGCCTGCGGCGACATTGAGGTGACAGCAATCCATGGATGGTTTCGGCATGCAAGAGGGTATTTTCCCCGGTGCCTAGCGGGAGAGGACATAGCTTgcgatgttgatgaggtcctgtggccagaccccaacagacggcgggatccatga
- the LOC113033526 gene encoding uncharacterized protein LOC113033526 isoform X2 — protein sequence MREAGQRVHPHLSRFTVASIIRTFRLENRMTRRPSGGGRQRLFTQQQELAVVDLVRADNAIRLHQLRRKILADRRVFSNIDHVSITTIRRILGKHSITMKQLYRVPFERNSDRVKGLRAEYVRRIMAMDGAAQPHEYIFIDEAGFDLSKTRRRGRNVIGQRAIVHVPGQRGGNITLCAAICLRGLLHHHAMLGPYNSQHILTFLDALHNIVVQNRPDQPRFVVIWDNVSFHRAALVQAWFTDHNQFEVVYLPPYSPFLNPIEDFFSAWRWRVYDRQPHARMPLLQAMEQACGDIEVTAIHGWFRHARGYFPRCLAGEDIACDVDEVLWPDPNRRRDP from the exons atgagggaagctgggcagagagTCCACCCACATCTAAGCCGCTTCACAGTGGCATCTATAATACGAACATTCCGACTAGAAAACAG AATGACCCGAAGACCTTCTGGGGGTGGACGGCAACGCCTGTTCACACAACAGCAGGAACTTGCTGTTGTGGACCTAGTGAGGGCAGACAATGCCATCCGTCTCCACCAGCTACGACGGAAAATACTTGCAGACAGGCGAGTGTTCAGCAACATAGACCATgtgagcatcaccaccatcagacgcatcttgggtaaacacagcatcaccatgaagcagctctacagagtcccattcgagaggaacagtgacagggtcaAAGGACTTCGAGCTGAATATGTACGG AGGATCATGGCCATggatggagctgcacagcctcatgaatacattttcattgatgaaGCTGGATTCGACCTGAGCAAAACAAGACGACGGGGTCGTAATGTGATTGGCCAAAGGGCAATTGTGCACGTCCCAGGGCAGCGCGGGGGAAACATCACATTATGTGCCGCCATATGCCTTCGAGGACTTCTGCACCATCATGCAATGCTAGGTCCATACAATAGCCAAcacatactcacatttctagatgCTCTCCATAACATAGTTGTACAGAACAGACCAGATCAGCCCAGGTTTGTGGTGATATGGGATAATGTCAGTTTCCATCGGGCTGCTCTGGTCCAGGCCTGGTTCACCGACCACAATCAATTTGAAGTGGTATACTTGCCCCCTTACTCACCATTTTTAAACCCtattgaggattttttttcgGCTTGGAGATGGCGAGTATATGACCGCCAACCACATGCCCGCATGCCTCTTCTGCAGGCAATGGAACAGGCCTGCGGCGACATTGAGGTGACAGCAATCCATGGATGGTTTCGGCATGCAAGAGGGTATTTTCCCCGGTGCCTAGCGGGAGAGGACATAGCTTgcgatgttgatgaggtcctgtggccagaccccaacagacggcgggatccatga